CCCGGACCAGTATTCAAGTCTACAACCGAAAACATCCATTTGTATAAGATGATGCTAAAAAGTCCACTGTTCCCTAAAGATAAAAAAGCACCATTTACCAGCATGCTGAATAATTTAAAGAAAAATAAAAATGGGTATTACCAAACTCCGGCAGACACTACCAGATATCCACAGGTATATACACAACCAGAAAAAATTGGGTTACTGATAGATGAAGGCAGCGCCAGTGCTACAGAATTATTAATTTTAGATGCGAAACAAAGTAAAAAAGTAACTTTGTTTGGAAAGCGGTCGGCAGGAGTAGTGGATTACATAAATCTGGTAGCACCAAGGCCTTTGTCCTGCTATCGTTTTTTACTCTGGATACCCACTGCCAGATTAGCCAGCCTGCCACAGCATCCTATTGATAACACAGGTATTTTGCCAGATGTTGAAATCCCTCATCATGAGAACTGGATCAATTATGTGTCGCAATACCTGGAAAACCTGGATTTGAAAATTGTCAATACTTCAAAATAAAAAGATTTCGGTCAAACAAAGATTATCTAAAGTACTGGTGCATTTTAGCATTTGGATGCTATATGCAACTGTACAGGTATGGGCATCCATAGATCAGGTGGAAAAACCAATGGCGGTCGTCATAGTAACCAGCGTAGTATTTGCATTTTTAACTGTAATGTTTTACGGAAATGCAGAATGGTTGTTACCACGAACAATTGAAAAGGGTAAAAAAACCCTATGGTTTGTAGGGATAGCTGGCTTTTTTATTTATAATATACTAACCAGGTATATAATTTTGTATAGGGTTTGCCCTGTTGCATTAGAGTATCCTGCTCCAAAGTTTGATTTGCTGGTGATAATTAACGGATCTATCTGGTGGTGGTTTCAGGCTATTTTTCTCTCTACCGCATACTGGTTTTCTAAAGTATCCTTAAAAAGAGAACGGAAACTCAACATACAAAAAGAGGAAATCAACCGCAAAGAAAAAGAGCAATTACAATTGAAACAGGAAAAACTTGAACTGGAAATCGCCTACCTCCGCGCCCAGATCAACCCTCACTTCCTTTTCAATACCCTCGGCTACTTCTACAACAAAACCGCCAACACCCAACCCGATGTTGCGGAAGGCATCGCCGCCCTCACCAACATCATGCGCTCCTCCCTCAAAAAGAGAGGCCCCGATGGCATGGTTTCTTTAGAAGAAGAAATCGAACACATTGAAAGCCTGATCAGCATTTACTTCATGCGTTTCAATAACA
This window of the Chitinophaga sancti genome carries:
- a CDS encoding sensor histidine kinase — protein: MLYATVQVWASIDQVEKPMAVVIVTSVVFAFLTVMFYGNAEWLLPRTIEKGKKTLWFVGIAGFFIYNILTRYIILYRVCPVALEYPAPKFDLLVIINGSIWWWFQAIFLSTAYWFSKVSLKRERKLNIQKEEINRKEKEQLQLKQEKLELEIAYLRAQINPHFLFNTLGYFYNKTANTQPDVAEGIAALTNIMRSSLKKRGPDGMVSLEEEIEHIESLISIYFMRFNNNIHIEYSRPESLHGQRILPHILITLVENAFKHGELHNAAYPLRIKLTLDDSGLYFYINNKKRIGPKEISNGIGMEYVQRQLENTYPNKHSFEIKDTDLFYSLSLYIATTEISIHDQLLYN